From Corvus hawaiiensis isolate bCorHaw1 chromosome 13, bCorHaw1.pri.cur, whole genome shotgun sequence, one genomic window encodes:
- the LOC125332430 gene encoding protein FAM169B-like isoform X1 encodes MSRGQLYLVDTVAGDPEALQADAETYYEKLVKKSLSTPDVFSIPGGGEVKLEDSCVCFVPLYRNNPACKLLLLTDPKDKETVLAVYLSQRWWPVEDVVKTADPSRDGLILVQTVGERIVLFVLNCIIFGMLEGSSANDAFFLPHSATECAKILWRNGEAAAFYSIKMKGSLCDGTTSQCYLLPVLDTIFVRRKYRRGGLGMKMLHDFCQSFLAEDALGISCPISAAMYQGKLFDVDTLVCQKFLQAHLEEQKRLWEVEAPGDWSQRVNIWLKIQMESPPSRKAEVGSCMEKTPTGKPRQSDMDQMNKGIECFPGVGKVAGVATEKKDDTTAARTLNSQGPEEEGLEQGAGSAQQNKGLRKRPGPGDLAGDKATKQFKATP; translated from the exons ATGTCAAGAG GGCAGCTTTACTTGGTTGATACAGTAGCAGGAGATCCAGAGGCTCTGCAAGCAGATGCTGAAACATACTATGAAAAACTCGTGAAGAAATCATTGTCCACTCCTGATGTTTTTTCCATCCCGGGAGGAGGAGAG gtTAAACTTGAAGAttcctgtgtgtgttttgtCCCTCTCTACCGAAATAATCCTGCTTGCAAACTGTTGCTGTTAACTGATCCAAAGGATAAGGAGACAG tttTGGCAGTTTATTTGAGCCAGCGTTGGTGGCCTGTGGAAGATGTTGTGAAGACAGCTGATCCTTCTAGAGATGGGCTCATTTTG GTCCAGACAGTTGGAGAAAGGATTGTCCTCTTTGTTCTGAACTGCATTATTTTTGGAATGCTGGAAGGGAGTTCAGCTAATGATGCATTCTTTCTACCTCACTCTGCCACCGAGTGTGCCAAGATACTCTGGAGAAACGGCGAGGCTGCTGCCTTTTACTCGATCAAGATGAAAG GGAGCTTGTGTGATGGTACAACCAGTCAGTGTTACCTGTTGCCAGTTTTGGATACTATATTCGTCCGGAGAAAGTACAGAAGAGGTGGCCTAGGGATGAAAATGTTGCATGATTTCTGTCAGTCTTTCCTGGCTGAGGATGCCTTGGGGATCAGCTGCCCTATTTCTGCTGCCATGTATCAAGGTAAACTGTTTGATGTGGACACGTTAG TTTGCCAGAAATTCCTGCAGGCTCATCTTGAGGAGCAGAAGCGGCTATGGGAGGTGGAAGCACCAGGAGATTGGAGCCAGCGAGTGAATATCTGGTTAAAAATTCAGATGGAGTCACCCCCTTCCAGAA AGGCTGAAGTGGGCTCTTGTATGGAGAAGACTCCAACCGGTAAACCCAGACAATCAGATATGGACCAGATGAATAAG GGTATTGAATGCTTTCCTGGGGTTGGGAAAGTGGCAGGCGTtgccacagagaaaaaagatgACACAACAGCAGCAAGAACTCTAAACTCACAAGGTCCTGAAGAGGAGGGCTTGGAACAAGGTGCAGGCAGTGCTCAGCAAAATAAAGGACTCAGGAAAAGACCAGGTCCTGGAGACTTAGCTGGAGACAAGGCCACCAAACAATTTAAAGCTACACCATAA
- the LOC125332430 gene encoding protein FAM169B-like isoform X2, translating to MAAEGGGRAAAGQLYLVDTVAGDPEALQADAETYYEKLVKKSLSTPDVFSIPGGGEVKLEDSCVCFVPLYRNNPACKLLLLTDPKDKETVLAVYLSQRWWPVEDVVKTADPSRDGLILVQTVGERIVLFVLNCIIFGMLEGSSANDAFFLPHSATECAKILWRNGEAAAFYSIKMKGSLCDGTTSQCYLLPVLDTIFVRRKYRRGGLGMKMLHDFCQSFLAEDALGISCPISAAMYQVCQKFLQAHLEEQKRLWEVEAPGDWSQRVNIWLKIQMESPPSRKAEVGSCMEKTPTGKPRQSDMDQMNKGIECFPGVGKVAGVATEKKDDTTAARTLNSQGPEEEGLEQGAGSAQQNKGLRKRPGPGDLAGDKATKQFKATP from the exons ATGGCGGccgagggaggaggaagagccgCCGCGG GGCAGCTTTACTTGGTTGATACAGTAGCAGGAGATCCAGAGGCTCTGCAAGCAGATGCTGAAACATACTATGAAAAACTCGTGAAGAAATCATTGTCCACTCCTGATGTTTTTTCCATCCCGGGAGGAGGAGAG gtTAAACTTGAAGAttcctgtgtgtgttttgtCCCTCTCTACCGAAATAATCCTGCTTGCAAACTGTTGCTGTTAACTGATCCAAAGGATAAGGAGACAG tttTGGCAGTTTATTTGAGCCAGCGTTGGTGGCCTGTGGAAGATGTTGTGAAGACAGCTGATCCTTCTAGAGATGGGCTCATTTTG GTCCAGACAGTTGGAGAAAGGATTGTCCTCTTTGTTCTGAACTGCATTATTTTTGGAATGCTGGAAGGGAGTTCAGCTAATGATGCATTCTTTCTACCTCACTCTGCCACCGAGTGTGCCAAGATACTCTGGAGAAACGGCGAGGCTGCTGCCTTTTACTCGATCAAGATGAAAG GGAGCTTGTGTGATGGTACAACCAGTCAGTGTTACCTGTTGCCAGTTTTGGATACTATATTCGTCCGGAGAAAGTACAGAAGAGGTGGCCTAGGGATGAAAATGTTGCATGATTTCTGTCAGTCTTTCCTGGCTGAGGATGCCTTGGGGATCAGCTGCCCTATTTCTGCTGCCATGTATCAAG TTTGCCAGAAATTCCTGCAGGCTCATCTTGAGGAGCAGAAGCGGCTATGGGAGGTGGAAGCACCAGGAGATTGGAGCCAGCGAGTGAATATCTGGTTAAAAATTCAGATGGAGTCACCCCCTTCCAGAA AGGCTGAAGTGGGCTCTTGTATGGAGAAGACTCCAACCGGTAAACCCAGACAATCAGATATGGACCAGATGAATAAG GGTATTGAATGCTTTCCTGGGGTTGGGAAAGTGGCAGGCGTtgccacagagaaaaaagatgACACAACAGCAGCAAGAACTCTAAACTCACAAGGTCCTGAAGAGGAGGGCTTGGAACAAGGTGCAGGCAGTGCTCAGCAAAATAAAGGACTCAGGAAAAGACCAGGTCCTGGAGACTTAGCTGGAGACAAGGCCACCAAACAATTTAAAGCTACACCATAA